The Emys orbicularis isolate rEmyOrb1 chromosome 4, rEmyOrb1.hap1, whole genome shotgun sequence genomic sequence gcctCTACGTCTTAACCTGCGAAGGCCGAAGATAAGCATACGAATGGGAAATCTTCTAATAAGCCACAATGTGTGTGTCTGCTGTAACTGCTCGTGCAGGGAGGGGTAGTGGGGGAGAAACAGACAAAGCCTGCACAGAAACAGCTTATATAACAGAAATATAAAAGGGGAAACTTGCTTATATGTGCTGCGCTTGATTGAGACAtgttggtctcctagtgcctattcagagctcttgaataaagttGGATTGCTTCTCCACCTCGGTGTGTTCATTAgtgcgaagcacaccgggcaatgaACCCCGCTGTTGCCTCCCTCGGGCCCTTTGggccggcaacagttttggcatccctgggtgggctcgaggctgaaatttagccttgcctggATCCCTCCTGGCGGCCGACGGATTACAGCgatgaccgacgcccagcgcgcaccggtgacttcatcgggggcctcggcggagacgtggtttgctcgaccccggaaggcacaacggtgcaacgcacacagacagtggagaagcagctgtgggTGAcagtgcagaaccggacccttggataaggtaggaacagtccagtggggactttacctgttttgacctggagacgcccagtgtctccctagagtatggggcagggacagagtacagccggcagggtacagtgtacacccttagaatgcattctggtgaactggaaagtgtttggatcggaccagttgattaaaagtaaattgaaaaggttctgtacagttgattggcctcaatatcagctagtgccaagaaaggtggccaccggaaggatcacttaattacaacacaatccttcagttacttttgttttgtcagagaacaggtaaatagaatgaacatctctatgcgtatacgtttatgatgttaagaaataggactgatattttgcacaagtgccatttgactccgacaggctcggtagtaccTGCTGCTAATCCTCAGCACCCTCCCacagttgtaatggcagaatcggtatccccttcggctccagcacccccacaggctccagagagtaccccgtcggtgggattgtatccgttgattactgagaatgtggtagcccgtccaggaacacaggagcGTGCAGCCCAGATTGTGTCAGTGTTTTCTCATGTTCTTTTTAACCCTGTACACCTAGCTGCTTTTAAGGCAGAGGCAGGGGAGTTCTCGACGAATCCAAGCAGGTTTATTtcaatctttgaagggtgtctggctagccataagcctgactgggatgattgcaatatactgatgagaaccttgttgtctgaagtggagcggaatcaggttatagctaaggctaGGGAGGAGGCACAGAAGAGGCATAATGAGGATAGAGAAGGCAAGCCCTTGCCGGAGGTCGCTGTCCCCCTAGTGGACCCCCGGTGGAATCCGAATGAGGAGGGGGATTTGAGGCTGCTTAACTCCTATAAGGAACTGCTTATGCATGGcctccgacactcagctgtcagACATAACAATTGGGCCAAGCCGTATGAACTAATCCAGGACTCAAAAGAAAGTCCAGGGGCTTTcctgcagcgtattcgggataccatcaggcaaactactagTGCAAACCCAGATGATCAGgcaactgaggcaattataaagggtatcttcaCCAGCCGTGCGGCCCcggatattaaaaggaaactgcagaaaaaggaggatttaatgGGAATGTCTATGGCTCAGATTTTGGAGACTGCAAATAGGGCTTATAGccttagagagggagagaaggaaaagaggcaagtgaaaatgatggtagcAGCGGTGCAGGCCGGCGGCAGAGGAAGGCCACAGagaggtggaaggggccggggagtGAGAGGCCGTGGATGTGGGTGCCCCAGTCCCCAGGAAAGGCGCCTGGttcgcaaccagtgtgccatatgccgaaaggagggacattggaaaaatgaatgccctgaaagggaaggtacccctatgatggcagcggaggatcaagaataggggtgtcaggggagatggACCATCCTACCCCCGGAACCCAGAGTAAAAATGAGGGTGGGACAttcggacatagactttttaatagactctggagctgcacgaaccgCCGTAAATGAACCCCTGCAACTGCCTGTGGCAGgctccctcactgtggtgggtgccacagggaaaggaaccaagTGCCCAGTGTATGCCCCAGCAGAATGTGCCTTGGGAAACAGAACTGTATCACACAAGCTGGTTTACATCCCTGATTGTCCAACACCACTGCTAGGatgggacctgctttgtcgcttaggtgccaccctgcatttcactgaaGATGATAtaaccctcaccttaccccctGAGAATGcttggataatgacccttgcagttgaaccctcagctatgcaagccccagagtggagccagtgggaggacCAGGTGTATTCCCTTGTCTGGGCATCAGGGGTCCAAGGGAAAGCAACCCGTCAAACCCCTGTTCATATTCAGCTCCTCCCAGGAAAAAGCCCAGTGCGAATCAAACAGTATCCGATTaagagggaagccagagagggactgcaagaGACTATAGATCGGTTCCTAGAGTACGGTGTACTatgagaatgccagtcagcttggaacacccccattctgcccatacaaaagcccaatggcacgtATCGGCTGGTACAGGACCTCAGGGCAGTCAAGGTTAAGACTCTGCACCCCCTGGTTCCAAACCCGTATACACTGCTGgactctataggggggcagtattCCCATTTCTCGGTCCTAGATTTAAAAGACGCTTTTTTCACAATTCCAGTCGACACCCAATCTCAGGAGAtattctccttcgagtgggaggacaacagaagggttaaaaagcagctttgctggatagtattggcccagggatttaaaaattcccccactctgttgggccaggctctggccagaaacttggaggagtgggacaatgaggacaaagccctgctcctgcaatatgtagatgatttgctaattgctgctgtgggtctaatcccttgtctcaaagctactgtgagtctcctgaactttgttggactccgaggatacagGGTAGCTCAAAGCAAAGCTCAAATTGCACTCCCTGaagttcaatatctgggatttcacatcaggcagggggaGAGACGACTCTCAAATGatagaaaggaggctatctgccaagttcctatccctAGCAACCGTAAACTGCTCAGAGCATttttgggcatggcaggcttttgcagaatatggatcccagagtttggactgtgggctaaacctctgtatgaatgtgttaagggagcggatcatgacccctttcactggtccccagaagcggacagggcatttaaaatcttgaaaaggaagctgatagaagccccagccctggatcTGCCAGATCTCTCTAAgccattccaactgtatgtgcatgaaaggaaagggatagccctgggagtgcttactcagctattaggtgcctggaaacgtcccgtggcatatttctctaaacaactggatcaagttgcaaAGGGGTGGCCAGCATGCTTGAGAGCGGTCGCAGCCACTGCCCtcgtgcttggggaagctgaaaaactgacactgggaggaactgtgcaagtgtatattccccatatggtccaagccctgttggatactaagggtggtctttggctcacacaggctcgggttgctcggtaccaggcaaaactgttagagaatcctgaagttaccctgcaaacctgtccctcccttaatccagctaccctgctaccagaaacagaaaagcaggaacatgactgtctggaaatcatagatgccCATTACTCCAGCCAcccagatttaaaagatcaaccactcccaaatgctgacttggaatggtataccgaTGGCAGTAGTACTGTTGTAGATGGGCAAAGGCGGGCTGGTTATGCTGTTGTGTCTCTCCACGATAccatggaagctgagagtttacctgctgggacatctgcccaacttgctgaactagtggccctgactcgtgcactcgagctggcaaaagacaaacgggttaatatttttactgactcaaagtatgcttttggggtattgcatgctcacgctggtttgtggaagcaaaggggaatgctaacagcccaaggctctccggttaagcatgggtctcaaattctccggctgttagaagcggTACAACTCCctgcagcagtagcagtggtacattgcaaagcccatcaaagggaagatcaagatgtaaccaagggcaatgccagagcagacagggaagccaagcgcGCTGCTACCCTGaagtcaccaacagaggagaatgcccaaatgcatgccctcatcccatcagtaggtgagcttgcagcTCCTCACTACTCCCATGAGGACAGAAACCTGGTTGAcaggctcggtctccaggaaaaggagggatggctttattccacagagggaaaaatcctcttGCCCAAGGGCCTAAtccgaccagtgttgcagaaactgcattaaaccacccacgcaggcagagaggctcttacccagcttatgaataagtattttctaacctctggacttaaacccctagcatcacaggtacaggctgaatgtttaatctgccaaaagaacaaacctcgaccaggagtagcagtgttgccagccactctggaacctaccccaggcccaggattggtgtagcaaatagactttactgagtttcccaggacccaagggtacaggtacctcctcgtcttggtggatcgattcagtggatggcctgaggccttcccatgtcgtaacaacactgccaaaacggtggctcttaagtttgtcaaggagatcattcctcgcttcggcctcccccagtggatggaatctgataacggaacacacttcacatctcaagttgttcaaaagatatcaagtgctctgcaaatcccctggaagctccacacaccatggcgaccacaagccagtggagtagtggaacgcacaaatcagacactcgagcgacacctctcaaaggtctgtcaggaggcctctcttaggtggcctgatgctttgccccttgtgttactctgCATTCGTGcgctccctaagggcaggttagggcttagtcccttcgagattatgtttggaagggcatggcctctgaatggtacaccggttctggcaggggagtgggagatggggtgtggtttttttgtctcattacatgtgctctctgtctgctgttctttcttctcttcacagatacaccaaagattcacagcctcttctgctggatgccccgctccactccttgcagccaggcgattctgtactcgtgcggacctggagggacgagcctctccaagagaagtggaagggaccccacaccgtcctgcttgtttcccacacagcggcaaaggtcggaggacacaagaactggattcatcactcttgactgaaagcagtacccactcctgaacagtggactgtccagcctgcagagaagactgccagtgacgatttgggacttaagctgttattcaaaagacagtaagggtcactgggaatgcTTTGTGATatctctgaacagccacagcacactccccgcgagaaccctgagcattggttttatctattcacagaaggccgacctaacctatggtcctggtccttttattttttgatttgtttggtatcaataattcttatcttctgggcatttgggttattgtaatcacaatatgggttcaggtttagggtctctcacaacaTTTCTTTTTGTCACAGAAGCACTCCTTCTGTTACCTAATGTTTCATCCAcatcgcatgcaggatggggagccatccctgcagacaTGGCTACCAACACATACGAGGCCCTaaaaattgcctttgcccgtgagttcaatctctcccactgttggatatgtgcccagactccccaccattcggcgggattgccctggagagtagttccccaaaattggtcagactattgtcaaaggtggatggttaccagcagtagcacctctgacaatttaagtTTGCGATCTAATTCTACTgcggaagctccttatggcctacacaatggctcttggaattcCCACTATAGTAGCACTCTTAAGCCCCAGCCTATTTGTTTAcgctctccacccactggtctcatatgttatcagcaagccagtacaagtaatcatacctggtttgcaggcattagtaggtgtagattttatattggtcctggtataagtctcactgttcctttactaaatgccaccggttggcaaaccagcgctgcattctttgccctttccccacaaggCACCCTACGGGAtctacaaggtaacaatggaaaggctagttatggtgaagcattctgggtttgtggtaatagtgcctataaatggctccctcatggttggcatggtagctgttacaaaggctatctcactcctcccctccgtgttctcacccaggctccctcaggtcgccctaggtactatcggtccttgagagctaccattgaacccatcggtgaaggagacaggtttgggatgatattcctccctacctatggggtgggacggctaacccaactctacagaagactgtctaaatttctcacccagtttgccaatgataccctggccatagagaaaagcataagttctgagctgtaccagcttcgactgctggctttgcaaaaccgccaggccctagattatgtgttagcctcacggggcggagtctgtgcccttattggagaagaatgttgtacctatgtcccagagttttcacaggatattaacaagaATATCTTGTCAGCTGAACAGGCcttgaaccagtggaaggcccaggaaggggaacccactatttttgattccctttggggttggttacCTGGTCTAAGGGGACTAGGGAGAgacattgttcgcatcttgctcacaggtgttgtgatatgttttgtccttttccttttgcttgcttgctgtaaagtgctcatatgtaagattcGTACCTCCCATTCCCCAGAAGTTCCTTTATATTCTTTCATTGATGATCCcaattgcatggagcttaatcgcattttgtctttagagtatgagaaaactctgccaaaggtttgttgagtgttctcaaaggagggattgttggtgtcactaggcatagctaccaggtaactcgggggagtAGAAGGCCATAAGTGCCAATGAAACTCccttgctctgggtctaagtgaaccacagaactccatcttgtgaactttcacctacttctatgctaactgctgaagcagaaatgtgatggtcagcttttctagcagacacctgcagtttcgctcacaaacacagtagagataaggacgggcggaagggggagggagaagcctcTACATCTTACCCTGCGAAGGCCGAAGATAAGCATACGAATGGGAAATCTTCTAATAAGCCACAATGTGTGTGTCTGCTGTAACTGCTCAGGCAGGGAGGGGTAGTGGGGGAGAAACAGACAAAGCctgcacagaaacagcttggaatataaaaggggaAACTTGCTTATATGTGCTGCCCTTGATTAGAGACAtgttggtctcctagtgcctattcagagctcttgaataaagttGGATTGCTTCTCCTCCTCGGTGTGTTCATTAgtgcgaagcacaccgggcaacgaaccccgctgttgccccccTCGGGCCCTTTGGACCGGCAacacagggtaaaatggatttatttgaggtttggaccccactgggagctgggtatctgagtaCTAGAGACAGGAGGACTTCATAAAATGTTTTCacttaagcctgcagcttgtgggggatgtggttaagacttggatctgtgtttgcagcaggcaagggaaagctggcagggaaaacagtctcagaggtagtctcagcacatcggGTGCAGTCCCAAAttggtttctgtgacccaacccgtgaCAGTGGCAAAGttgagcaggatctgtgcacagctgattgctttgaaacactggtagtgattttaagtgagttttgggTCTGGTGggtggagaacagacaaagtggttacttgtttgttattttctgtttcctTATTTTGAGTAAGGGAAATAGGGACAGGAAAAATAAGCAGAATAAGTAAGAGTGAAGATCAGAAGAAGCTGGAACTGCACAAGTTGCAGActgcccagaaaggctgaacactgggctCTGGGAAAGTCtttgttaactaagaagcccctgagctgagtgcaggCAGCTgctaaactagagctggccagactggaagcagaagagaaggcaaaggaccGGGAGTTTCAATTGAAGTTCAAAGAAGCAGAGGCAACTGCGCACAAAAGGGCTATGgaagcagaggcagccagggacaAATTGGCCCTGGAGTTAAGAGACAGAGAAATACAGGCCCAGCTTGAGGCCCAGAATCATGAACTGGCTGTTatggagtggaagagacaaaacccttcagcagctggccccacttccccaaaaatacaCAAATGGGAATGACTATGTCCGCTGTATGATGAGTGACATTGccaaatatttcatcacctttgagagactgtgcaccctccatacAGTTCCTGACAATCAAAGAATGACCACATtggtagcaaaattgactggaagagctctggacatattcaataagatgcctattaATGATGCttgaaactatggtaaatttaaggcactggttttgaaacagtttcagattataccagaaacctacagggttaaattcaggaatCTTAAAAGGGGATCTGGattgagtaatgtggcttatataaatgaaatgagagatttgttaGATAAGTGCGTGAGGGGAAAAGGCATTACAAGCTTGGAAGAAATATGTGATTTGCTTACTCAGGAAcaattcctgaatatgtgcagtgatgatgtaaaacagtattaGTGGGACAAAAAAGTGGATGCAGTGGGTGGATTGGCTGAGTTTGCAGACTCTTTTGAGCCATCGCAAGTGGCAATTAAACATAAACTGctggcagaggggtacagggttgggggtagaggggtacagggttggTGGAAAGCAGAATCACTGTTTTATCCCTAtacaagcagaggagcccaagaggtgctttcattgtaagtccactgagcgCAGAGGAATAAATGTCCCTTGCTGAGTGGGAACAGGCAGCAGGTAACTCATGAAGCTGCTGCGTCTGAGGGCCAGGCtgctgcctctttccacacaggatttgtaaagtttGCTTCTACACAACAAAGcagtgagcatatgcatgctgttaaactTAAGGCGAAAGTACTTCCTAGGATTGAGGGACACGGGTGCAGacatttctgtggtcaggagggacctgatacATGAGAAGGATTTGTTGCagggaaaatggcagaattagaactggtgggaggttacaaagtccttgcacctttagctaaggTACCCATGGAAAGTGGTGATTTGCAAGCTGAGCTGACTGTTGCAAcagtggcacacaattttgcaccgtttctacaggggaatgatttctttgatgtggcagaatctgtcccagggttgaCTTCCAGGAAGATGCAGGTCGACAGGGtacaggccctgccctggggtgcagaGAAACATGTACCccaaaggtggaagttggggtcctggtaaCCACTGTggtgggaacagaccccagggactctgtagctggaagcaagcctAACCTGAGGGAAAGAAGGGGATTTTGCTAGCCAGTGAAGGGTCTGTCAAAGCTGGTAGCTGGGAGCCCACAACTGGaccagggtcaccttcccttttgggggacgcAAAAGGGTGTCTGACCCAGAGGGGAACCCAGATAggctgctgtgtggaaggggaaactaaGCACACCAGGTGGGGAAACTTTTCACACCCTGTGCGAGGCAGTTAGCTTCTACTGACCCTCAGTGTAATTCTTCCACTgagctagctactgcctctcggagacgtggattaactacatcgaaGGAAAAACCCTTCCATCAATGTGGAAAGCATCTACACTACGGCACTGCTGCACACCATAGCTGAGTCAATGTAATGGCCTTAGTATAGACATTCCCTGAATCGATGGGGGagttttcccccttccttttaaagctatttctctctccttttccagtcactcttctccctcccttgtaAAGCTCTTTCCTTCTTTTGATAGGTGAATAtgttcagaaatgttgaaatttctCCTCTCAGGAtaattccttccttcccctcccaggaaTGGCTCACTGTCATTTCAATTAAAGGCCGAAATGCTCTGAAACTGACTTGTTTGCCCATGACTTGGTGGCACCACTTTGTTTTTTCTCCCTTCACTTACAATGAGTTGAGGACGGAAGCAGTACCTGCTCAGAACCCTAAATCAGACTTAGAGAcgaatctttccctgtttgctaacCACACCAACGTTAACCTTAATACTTCTGTAGCTGCTTCCTTGGGCACTAGAGGTTAAATTTGGCTTTGATGACTTTGAGATTTGCTCCCTGGAGCATCTTTGCTCCCAGGACAACAGGTGTGAACAGGACATCCAATTAATGTTTTTGCCAGTCtagatctgcagctttggggtggTGGctgagaccctgggtctgtgttgcagcaggctagcatgtctcgCTCAACAAAGCAGGGTTCTAGAGgtccaggctggcagggaaaatgggatcagaggtaatttcagcacatcagttgaCAGTCCCAatgggggtctctgtgaccgaacccattaCACTCTGCACTTGGGTTTCCTGCATTTCCAGACAGCATACCAGCCCCTGAGTGATGTGCTATTCCAGTCTGGgttgctctcaatctctcctttcAAAGTTCTTCTATTGTGGATAACTAattaaataaccattggaacagagaCATGAAGTTGAGCATCTCACCCTCCAGGTGGGTGCCCCTAGCCACCAGCTTATAGAATCAATCTCTCTTTCTGGACCTGTGATTCTTCCCGTATTTTGTCCACTGATCTCATTTGGGGCCTGCAGTCCTTGTTGgaatacaaacaaattaaaaataataacaatacaaTGATGAACAATACTCCCACAGGCTCTGCAAAATTAAATTGCAATGGGCTGGGAATTGAATTCACCTGTTTCCACTCCCGATTACTAAATAATTATTAAGTTAAACAGATTCAAGAATTGGTTAGGAGTTTATTCATTGCTTTCCTCAGGGCATCCTTCAACTCcgtgttcctcaggctgtagatgagggggttcaACATGGGGATCACCAGCGTGTAAAACACTGAGGCCACTTTGTCTGTGTCCATGGAATAGCTGGAGGTGGGACGTAAATACACGAAGAGGAGGGTGCCAAAATACAGGGCCACAGCAGTCAAGTGGAaagtgcaggtggagaaggctttgtgCCGGCCCTTGGCGGAGCGGATctgcaggatggtggaggtgatATAGACATAGGAGAGGAGGACAGTCACAAGGCTGCTCACTATAATGCAGCACACTAAAGTAAACATCACAATCTCATTGATGTGGGTGTCAGAACAGGAGATCGCCAGCAGCGGGGGGATGTCGCAGAAGAAATGATTGATTATGTTGGAGCTGCAGAATGACAGCCGAAATGTAAAACACGTATATATCATTGAATCCACCATCCCCACAGCGTACACCCCAGCCACTAGCTGTTTACAAAGCTGCCTGGACATGGTGACCGTATAGAGCAGCGGGTTACAGATGGCCACATAACGGTCATACGCCATCACAGCCAGCAACAGGCACTCAATATCTCCCAAAACAATTGAGAGATATAGTTGCACAGCGCAGGCAGTGTAAGAAATGCTTTTCCTCTCAGCTAAGAAATTTTGCAGCATCTTAGGGGAAATTATCGAGGAATAGCAGAGGTCACAGAAAGACAAATTActgaggaaaaagtacatgggggtgtggagtcgGGGATCAATGGTGATTAAGAAGATaatccccccattccccaccagGGTGATACCATAAATTAGTAGGAACAGCACAAAGAGGGGAACCTGCAGCTCCGGACGATCTGTCAGTCCTGAGAGAATGAACTCAGTCGCCTCCGAGTGATTTCCCTTTTCCATCTCCTCTGAACAGAGATCAGGCAGCTATAGAGATGTGGGCAGGTGGATGGTGCGGATGTTCACAGCTGGTCATTCTAATTGTTTGATAAAATACACACGGCATAAATACAATGACACACAGGTTAATCATGTCCCACATACGAAGACTCCTGTTCACTAATTCAAGCAGCAAACAGTGACTTGTGACTCTGCTGTAAGAGAATCAGGGTGAAAATCGTCTCAGTCTGAAGAGATTATTTGTTAGCTAAAGAAGGGGTGAGAGTAAAGGAGTCTCAATCTTTCTACTCTCTTTGGGCAAGGTGAGCTCTGTGGTTTGGCATGTCGGTTTGGGGTAAAGCTAATTAAGCTTTTGGGTATTTACTTTAGCCTGTATGAAAACCCAGAGACATAATGGAAAGCACTGGCTTCAGTGACTATGTAATTGCCTATTTTTTCCAAGCAAGGAGGTCGCTCCTTTAGCTGAAGGGGTACGAGTTGGGGCTGAGGCTTTTAGTGCTGGAGGTCTTGAATTCAATACCTGCTGATCACcatggtgtctgtgtgtgtgtgtgtgtgtgtgtgtgtgtgtgtgtgactgtaatTCAGGACAATCGCACGTACCTgttgagaagagagagagagatgtggtggTGTTTCCCCATCGACAGTAACTGCCAGTTTGGAGCATTTGGGAAGTTTTATACTGAGATGTGTGATCTGTGGGACATGATTCCTGAAGCAGCTGGGAATACCTGAGCTCAGAGAGACACCTAATTAATGCATTCAGTAAACCAAAGCCGCCCTCAGTGTAATTCATGCCCTGGGGATTAATTTGGCTCACTCTTTTCTACTGTGTTGTTAAATGGTGCAATTTCTACCAGAGTTACAGAGTATGAGGTTAAGGGTATATTTCATCCTGCTGTTTTCAATGCAAGCTGAGTGCTGCGTAGAGCTGATCCACAAAGGCGGTTTGTTTGTGGTCACCAAAATCTTTTTGCTAAAAACATAATATTTCAGCTTCAAAATACCACGGGGTTGCATCACATACCACACACCACCATGGGCCAGGCTCCCAGGCTGGACTACATCCCCAATGATGCATGATGGTCTCTCCTCTTGCTGAACTGCCC encodes the following:
- the LOC135877440 gene encoding olfactory receptor 5AR1-like → MEKGNHSEATEFILSGLTDRPELQVPLFVLFLLIYGITLVGNGGIIFLITIDPRLHTPMYFFLSNLSFCDLCYSSIISPKMLQNFLAERKSISYTACAVQLYLSIVLGDIECLLLAVMAYDRYVAICNPLLYTVTMSRQLCKQLVAGVYAVGMVDSMIYTCFTFRLSFCSSNIINHFFCDIPPLLAISCSDTHINEIVMFTLVCCIIVSSLVTVLLSYVYITSTILQIRSAKGRHKAFSTCTFHLTAVALYFGTLLFVYLRPTSSYSMDTDKVASVFYTLVIPMLNPLIYSLRNTELKDALRKAMNKLLTNS